A window of the Besnoitia besnoiti strain Bb-Ger1 chromosome VI, whole genome shotgun sequence genome harbors these coding sequences:
- a CDS encoding hypothetical protein (encoded by transcript BESB_068660) yields MILLPVVLSWIGPMGHGGGEESPSLEKSAGPPLAADAERPSSALKDGRGLSAPSAPGSLEHPSADEKGSQRLPSLLTSARSRSESYNPSSADAKFQAVDAALGSRSAAAARLQQTSPRFGYACGAPAGGGARDAGELDGPVLTMADRESQGEFRYVVDAAGNRRWLPHPRAASLPVALPDGRRLASLEPTALGLEDARTRSQPAGVLRCGGLSRAAALSAEGAEDEEGVATIDATRYALEAEDEADEPAGASCISSPLDYSPRQQRERQFKTHRGRRLLGGSTPKHFRISDDRVAPFYRALPHGPASGSSHPHEAHSAERELEARAAQARASAPATLPGPRGLQAPATKSQNSAPGSGPGSAAPRLMSSHADSCPLASRSASHGTRRTTLASARRAATTESRHARRAGDLEKDDRGSSSGTALAARAHMQDPSGCDAAAGGQGPLSTRPAEEGGLSSAGTALPSLPASAAPSSEVSSQPAASTEPPPSASLPCAGASSSVSRTGRRLSESRAPAAASVPLHGGPGPASTSTLLYGGQPVITVRKGIGLVGCPPGGGSQKMAKPRGAGVIAPGGPRAPSFPPQRFPTLYAMRTARPNLLPKRRGSCGDPPTGAASFRDDASERRLAGRSAALGTGGARRSHSTSSVAGQAERKRGMQSDTGADGNLPPDVIHASSLPSTAMHASEGITAHDGVRARKDDSHAALRPQLVTLSGSSASASLLPPPASLSAQSGSSQAPSSPASALSARLSKKIPQPAHPSAASQAAASASLLYRSQSAQAKASMERGAVGGSAAARRCSGGGNLMANRGRPDLGGVAERQAEIAEPRDAGREQKLWRSSSAETHPAP; encoded by the coding sequence ATGATTCTGCTtcccgtcgtcctctcctgGATTGGCCCGATGGggcacggaggcggcgaggagagcccGAGCCTGGAGAAGTCGGCAGGCCCCCCCCTCGCGGCCGATGCGGAGAGGCCCTCGAGCGCGTTAAAGGACGGCCGcggtctctctgcgccgtctgcgccgggGAGCTTGGAGCATCCTTCGGCTGACGAGAAAGGCTCTCAGCGCCTGCCGTCTCTCCTCAcgtccgcgcgctcgcgatCGGAGTCCTACAAtccttcctccgcggacgCCAAGTTCCAGGCcgtcgacgcggcgctcgggtcgcgctcggcggcagcggcccgACTGCAGCAAACGTCTCCCAGGTTTGGCTacgcatgcggcgcgccagctgggggcggagcgagagacgcaggcgagctcGACGGCCCCGTGCTCACCATGGCGGACCGCGAGAGTCAGGGCGAATTCCGCTACGTTGtcgacgccgcaggcaaccggcgctggctgcctcacccgcgcgcggcctcactGCCCGTCGCGCTCCCCGACGGGCGCCGGCTGGCTTCACTGGAGCCGACGGCGCTCGGTctcgaggacgcgcggacgcgatcgcagcccgcaggcgtcctccgctgcggcggcctctcgcgcgcggcagcgctctctgcggagggcgcagaagacgaagaggggGTCGCCACAATCGACGCCACGCGTTACGCCCTTGAagccgaagacgaggcggacgagcccgccggcgccagctGCATCAGCAGCCCGCTGGACTATAGCccccggcagcagcgcgagaggcagttCAAAACGCACAGAGGCCGGCGGTTGCTTGGCGGCTCGACGCCAAAGCACTTTCGAATCTCCGACGACCGCGTCGCGCCATTCTACAGGGCGCTGCCTCACGGCCCAGCCAGTGGGTCGTCTCACCCGCATGAGGCGCACTCAGCCGAAAGGGAGCTTGAGGCACGCGCTgcacaggcgcgcgcgtcggcgccggcgactctcccggggcctcgcgggctccaggcgcccgcgacgaagAGTCAGAACTCTGCCCCGGGGAGCGGGccgggcagcgccgcgccgcgcctgatGAGCAGTCACGCCGACAGCTGCCCGCTGGCGTCTCGGAGCGCCTCCCATGGGACGCGGCGAACGACGCTCGCgagcgcccgacgcgccgcgacaACAGAGAGTCggcacgcgagacgcgcgggagACCTGGAGAAGGACGACCGTGGCAGTTCATCAGGCAcagcgctcgcggctcgcgctcaCATGCAGGACCCGTCGGGgtgcgacgcagcggcaggcggtCAGGGCCCGCTCAGCACGCGCCccgcggaagaagggggcctctcgtctgctggcaccgcgcttccttctctgccggcgtcggccgcgccctcttcggaggtctcctcgcagccggcggcctccacaGAGCCTCCgcccagcgcctcgctgccctgcGCAGGGGCTTCGAGCAGCGTCTCTCGAacgggccgccgcctctcagagagccgcgcgcctgcggcggcctcggtgCCGCTGCACGGAGGCCCAGGGCCCGCTTCCACCTCCACCCTCCTCTACGGCGGCCAGCCTGTGATCACCGTTCGGAAGGGCATCGGCCTCGTGGGGTGCCCGCCTGGAGGCGGCTCGCAGAAGATGGCAAAGCCCCGAGGCGCGGGAGTCATTGCCCCTGGCGgcccccgcgcgccctccttcccgccgcagcgcttcCCGACTCTCTACGCGATGCGCACTGCCCGCCCCAACCTGCTGCCCAAGCGGcgcggaagctgcggcgATCCCCCCACGGGTGCGGCCTCGTtcagagacgacgcgagcgagaggcgactagcaggacgcagcgcggcgctcggcactggcggtgcgcggcggagccacTCCACCAGCAGCGTCGCAGGACAGGCAGAGCGGAAAAGGGGCATGCAGTCGGACACTGGCGCAGACGGAAACCTGCCCCCCGACGTCATTCACGCGTCATCGCTGCCGTCCACCGCCATGCATGCGTCCGAGGGCATCACCGCCCACGACGGAGTGCGTGCGCGGAAGGACGACAGTCACGCCGCGCTTCGCCCGCAGCTCGTGACCCTTTCGGGCtcctcggcgagcgcgtcgcttctgcctccgccagcgaGCCTCTCGGCGCAGAGTGGGTCGAGTCAGGCTCCCAGTTCACCGGCTTCGGctctgtctgcgcggctTTCGAAGAAGATTCCGCAACCCGCGCAcccgtctgccgcctcgcaggccgccgcgtctgcctcgctgctgtaCCGCTCTCAGTCCGCgcaagcgaaggcgagcatggagagaggcgctgtGGGAGGTTCGGCTGCGGCCCGACGCTGCAGCGGGGGGGGCAACCTCATGGCGAATCGCGGCCGACCTgacctcggcggcgtcgccgagagGCAAGCGGAAAtcgccgagccgcgcgatGCCGGGAGAGAGCAGAAGctctggcgcagcagcagcgcagagacgcacccGGCCCCATGA